A genomic segment from Triticum dicoccoides isolate Atlit2015 ecotype Zavitan chromosome 1A, WEW_v2.0, whole genome shotgun sequence encodes:
- the LOC119365312 gene encoding UDP-glycosyltransferase 75C1-like produces MELQEDKRAADEESQPHFLIVTYPAQGHITPARHLARRLVRAAAGAGGARVTICTPVSAFRKMFADATSAVGGDEIREEGGVAYAAYSDGYDGGFDRTAGDYAHYMSQVRLEGARTLSGLLRRLGDRGHPVTCAVYTLLMPWVAGVARAYGVAVVAVFWIQPVTALAAYYHYFRGSREAVMVAAASRDPNAEVCIPGLPPLRFRDLPSFLAVTSDDDPFACLIPEFRELIDALDGDSEKPPTYVVANTFDAMEPDALASLRPHVEVVTVGPVLSFLHDGHDGNSPNDLFDHDGEGYLHWLDTKPAKSVVYISFGSTSVMSKTQVAEIAEAMSQSNRPFLWVLRKDNCRDKDEGDAIKGLLATASAATYDDDAGGGMVVEWCDQARVLSHPSVGCFVTHCGWNSTLESVACGVPIVAAPQYSDQGTNAWLVERALGVGVRAAARAEDGVLETGELRRCVEIATSEAVTSRAASWKEEARVAVADGGGSDRSLMEFVRRIARGST; encoded by the coding sequence ATGGAGCTGCAGGAAGACAAGCGTGCCGCGGATGAGGAGAGCCAGCCTCACTTCCTGATCGTGACGTACCCGGCGCAGGGGCACATCACCCCGGCGCGTCACCTCGCGCGCCGTCTCGTGCGcgcggccgccggcgccggcggtgCGCGCGTCACCATATGCACCCCTGTCTCGGCCTTTCGGAAGATGTTCGCTGACGCAACAAGCGCGGTGGGCGGCGACGAGATAAGGGAAGAGGGCGGGGTCGCATACGCCGCTTACTCCGACGGCTACGACGGTGGGTTCGACCGCACCGCGGGCGACTACGCGCACTACATGTCGCAGGTGAGGCTGGAGGGAGCGCGCACGCTGTCCGGGCTGCTCCGGCGCCTCGGCGATCGCGGGCACCCCGTCACCTGCGCAGTGTACACGCTGCTCATGCCGTGGGTGGCCGGCGTTGCGCGGGCGTACGGCGTGGCGGTCGTCGCGGTGTTCTGGATCCAGCCGGTCACCGCGCTCGCCGCGTACTACCACTACTTTCGAGGGAGCCGGGAGGCCGTCATGGTAGCCGCCGCGTCGCGTGACCCGAATGCCGAGGTGTGTATCCCGGGCCTCCCGCCGCTCCGGTTCCGGGACCTGCCGTCCTTCCTCGCCGTCACCTCGGACGACGACCCCTTTGCCTGCCTGATCCCGGAGTTCCGCGAGCTCATCGACGCGCTCGACGGCGACTCCGAGAAGCCCCCGACGTACGTCGTCGCCAACACGTTCGACGCCATGGAGCCTGACGCGCTGGCTTCGCTGAGGCCTCACGTCGAAGTGGTAACCGTCGGTCCCGTGCTCTCGTTCCTGCACGACGGCCACGACGGCAACAGTCCAAACGACCTGTTCGACCACGACGGCGAAGGCTACCTCCACTGGCTGGATACGAAGCCGGCCAAGTCGGTGGTGTACATCTCCTTCGGGAGCACGTCGGTGATGAGCAAGACGCAGGTCGCCGAGATAGCGGAGGCCATGAGCCAGTCCAACAGGCCGTTCCTGTGGGTGCTACGGAAAGACAACTGCAGGGACAAGGACGAAGGCGACGCGATCAAGGGACTCCTCGCAACGGCGTCGGCGGCCACGTACGACGACGACGCCGGCGGCGGCATGGTGGTGGAGTGGTGCGACCAGGCGCGTGTGCTCTCGCATCCGTCCGTGGGGTGCTTCGTGACGCACTGCGGGTGGAACTCGACGCTGGAGAGCGTGGCCTGCGGCGTGCCCATAGTTGCGGCGCCGCAGTACTCGGACCAGGGGACGAACGCGTGGCTCGTGGAGCGGGCGCTGGGCGTGGGTGTCCGCGCCGCGGCGCGCGCGGAGGACGGCGTCCTGGAGACCGGGGAGCTGAGGAGGTGCGTGGAGATCGCTACGTCGGAGGCGGTGACGTCGCGCGCCGCGTCGTGGAAGGAGGAGGCGAGGGTGGCCGTGGCCGACGGCGGCGGCTCGGACCGGAGCCTGATGGAGTTCGTGCGGCGGATTGCACGCGGTAGTACCTGA